A window of Ptychodera flava strain L36383 chromosome 1, AS_Pfla_20210202, whole genome shotgun sequence contains these coding sequences:
- the LOC139135543 gene encoding uncharacterized protein isoform X2, with protein MSVQEPISPTPDIHSMTEEEQISYAMRLSLSSQSSSDADARLLSYREGSNPSTLLICNKWNNGLDRVAIVNQSLATQLAEKVPTYSTMLEVKDYNITEDKETGVRLVSPNKEVVNRLPNRAPNIEWLLVSHASYFSHLKSDIPGISLVLGHFAVDEDNQHLANAGLTITNEVAGGSQFFLFNHEIGEDCGKIDVENSACKIASEASAIFSVGPYVYEHYRTKYQALKSVEHVCYYPDLNKQFSKTMVQPYSGSHKQILTICNVKSKDDFCRYDVVAMAMGKVGKQFHGVHETVPVWKLYGVNERISDDFRKYLIAKSQCGHLNIPAPYSNVSLATLKTAIQQSVLLLAPEKKDPFNFAAYLAMQAGLPTLVPSCSGINVFLDRLFPGDDYSDYCSVDTGFYGNTAETDSKNWCDKIISRINPRTCGVAFKRADEIKKKLVDNPEILQSQKQFIQKCQEVLRFQNQFGDQVVNESMKSQEPQKKESVREKRPYSVAELSNEQSAKVHPNRRQSAPAADVSGIKASQVPATSYDISRKSSTGDTSERQRTISAASLSSIDDSEEVFHSTESPVKTTALSTQWAKQLSDLKDMKTDSKILESEESSKLYKVCKKKKYLIARGQDGTKVYLGIDMEQQSGVAVKCINNDSELDAKDIESTMSKNSIIKSHSNIVQYHDFIADDDFLYILMELCERTLDEYLKHEKMPQKKRKKIVLDMLNGLKCLHDANIVHRDLKPQNILIGCDGTAKLTDFGISRQLDMMKTQKTFQTGVAGTPCWLPTEAMTSEHGLMECSLKGDIQVAGMLMYYILSDGHHPFGKFGTPKDIAATQHNISEGKYILFHLDCVIAKHLIAWMLAKERKARPSMKEVLGHPYFWEYSHCLEFIVKLTSEADSDTSNVQHLHLKQSDEKWVEIAAVGPFKNELPGGNGRSLKHFLQFAKNCNDSASGDNAAEYIMTNFPDMFISVYDAVHGPSTKHQ; from the exons GCGACGCAGACGCACGCTTGTTATCCTATAGGGAAGGCAGTAACCCTTCTA CCTTACTTATCTGTAACAAATGGAATAATGGTTTGGATCGGGTAGCTATTGTCAATCAGAGTCTTGCTACTCAATTAGCAGAGAAAGTTCCAACATATTCTACAATGTTGGAAGTCAAAGATTACAACATCACTGAAGATAAAGAAACGGGCGTGAGATTGGTCAGTCCTAATAAAGAGGTTGTGAATCGACTTCCCAACAGGGCGCCAAACATCGAATGGCTTTTGGTCAGCCATGCGAGCTATTTCAGTCACTTAAAGTCTGACATTCCTGGTATTAGTCTCGTGCTAGGACATTTTGCAGTAGATGAAGACAACCAACATCTGGCCAATGCAGGTTTGACAATCACGAACGAAGTTGCTGGTGGTTCGCAATTCTTTTTGTTTAACCATGAAATTGGAGAAGACTGTGGAAAAATCGATGTAGAGAACAGTGCTTGCAAAATCGCAAGTGAGGCAAGCGCCATCTTTTCTGTTGGTCCATATGTGTATGAGCACTACCGCACTAAATATCAGGCTTTGAAGTCCGTCGAACATGTGTGTTACTATCCCGATCTGAATAAGCAGTTCTCAAAGACGATGGTGCAACCATACAGTGGCAGTCATAAGCAAATCCTGACAATATGCAACGTAAAGTCAAAGGACGACTTCTGTAGATATGATGTGGTTGCAATGGCAATGGGGAAGGTTGGAAAGCAATTCCATGGTGTGCATGAAACAGTTCCTGTTTGGAAGTTGTATGGTGTAAATGAAAGAATCAGTGATGACTTCAGAAAGTATCTcatcgcaaaatcacagtgtggACACCTGAACATTCCGGCACCATACTCAAACGTTTCTCTGGCTACCTTAAAGACTGCAATTCAGCAAAGTGTCTTGCTGTTAGCACCAGAGAAGAAGGATCCATTCAACTTTGCGGCATATCTCGCTATGCAGGCTGGTCTTCCAACACTGGTTCCTAGCTGCTCTGGCATCAATGTTTTCCTGGATAGGCTCTTTCCAGGGGATGACTACAGCGATTACTGCAGTGTGGACACAGGATTCTATGGCAACACAGCAGAAACGGACAGTAAAAACTGGTGTGATAAAATCATCAGTAGAATCAACCCTAGGACATGTGGTGTTGCCTTCAAGAGAGCAGATGAAATTAAAAAGAAGCTGGTCGACAACCCTGAGATTTTACAGTCTCAAAAGCAATTTATACAGAAGTGCCAGGAGGTTTTGAGGTTTCAAAATC AATTTGGCGACCAGGTCGTTAATGAAAGTATGAAAAGTCAAGAACCTCAGAAGAAAGAATCAGTACGCGAGAAACGACCTTATAGTGTTgctgaattgtcaaatgaacaGAGCGCCAAAGTACATCCCAACAGACGCCAGTCGGCACCAGCAGCGGATGTTTCGGGCATCAAGGCTAGTCAAGTTCCTGCTACCAGCTATGACATTAGTAGGAAATCGTCTACAGGTGACACATCTGAGAGACAGAGGACAATTAGTGCGGCCTCTTTATCATCTATTGATGACAGTGAAGAAGTCTTTCATAGTACGGAATCGCCAGTAAAG ACAACTGCTTTGAGTACACAATGGGCAAAACAACTTAGTGATCTGAAAGACATGAAAACAGACTCGAAAATATTGGAATCGGAGGAATCATCAAAATTATACAaagtttgcaagaaaaaaaagTATCTTATTGCCAGAGG GCAAGATGGCACAAAAGTTTACTTAGGGATTGATATGGAACAGCAATCTGGGGTTGCTGTAAAATGCATCAATAACGATTCAGAGCTAGATGCTAAGGATATTGAATCTACCATGTCCAAGAATAGCATCATTAAATCACATAGCAATATTGTTCAATACCAT GATTTTATTGCAGATGATGACtttctttacattttgatgGAACTATGTGAAAGAACATTGGATGAGTActtgaaacatgaaaaaatgccacaaaagaagagaaagaaaatagtACTTGACATGCTGAATGGTCTAAAGTGTTTACATGATGCAAACATTGTTCATAGGGACTTGAAA CCGCAGAATATTTTGATTGGTTGTGATGGTACAGCAAAACTGACTGATTTTGGAATAAGTCGCCAGCTAGATATGATGAAAACCCAAAAAACCTTTCAGACAGGAGTTGCAG GTACTCCATGTTGGCTGCCCACAGAAGCAATGACGAGTGAGCATGGACTAATGGAATGTAGTCTGAAGGGTGATATCCAG GTGGCGGGAATGTTGATGTATTACATATTATCCGATGGTCATCATCCCTTTGGTAAATTTGGCACACCAAAAGATATTGCAGCAACTCAACACAATATTTCTGAAGGAAAATACATTCTTTTCCACCTTGACTGTGTTATAGCAAAACACTTAATTGCTTGGATGCTCGCAAAGGAACGCAAGGCGCGACCATCAATGAAGGAAGTGCTGGG ACATCCATACTTTTGGGAATACTCACATTGCCTTGAATTTATCGTTAAATTAACATCAGAAGCAGACTCCGACACAAG CAATGTCCAGCATCTTCATTTAAAACAGTCGGACGAAAAATGG GTAGAGATAGCAGCTGTTGGACCTTTCAAAAATGAGCTACCTGGCGGTAATGGTCGTTCACTCAAACATTTTCTCCAATTTGCCAAGAACTGCAATGACAG TGCTTCTGGGGATAATGCAGCTGAGTACATCATGACTAACTTTCCAGACATGTTTATCAGTGTCTATGATGCCGTACATGGGCCAAGCACGAAGCACCAATAA